One Roseburia rectibacter DNA window includes the following coding sequences:
- the uca gene encoding urea carboxylase — MFDKVLIANRGAIAVRIERTLKKMGIGSVAVYSKADQDSLHVERADEAVYIGDGTAKETYLDTKKIIKAALDTGAKAIHPGYGFLSENTDFAKECEENGIKFIGPDSEQIKLFGLKHSARALAEKADVPLLPGTGLLSGVEEAVTEAEKIGYPVILKSTAGGGGIGMRICNSTEELRQAYDAVCHLAAANFNDAGVFLEKYVTRSRHVEVQIFGNEYGETTALAERDCSVQRRNQKVVEESPAPNLSDEVREKMYAAAERLAKEASYRSAGTVEFLYDDQTEGFYFLEVNTRLQVEHGITEEVLGIDLVEWMVKEAAGELKNIKSLVHKPQGHAIEVRVYAEDCINGFRPGTGKIDAVTFSPEARVETWIQKGVEVTSLYDPMLAKLIVHGSDRADAIAKMERVLKDSRVYGITSNMQYLAALLKTETYQTGALFTGMLKDFMPQEHAIEVLDGGVQTTVQDYPGMIGYWFVGVPPCGPMDAYNFRIGNSILGNDESAPGLELTLRGGSYRFRTTVSFCITGADMKATLDGVEIPMYQVVHASAMQVLKFKDCKVGMRTYLLVAGGFDMPKIMGSSSTFIDGKFGGHNGRTLRTGDVLRLQEKCVIDSIDSMPEKYRPKLTNEWTIGVIPGPQPTPEYLKPEYLKTLTESEYEVNFNSARTGIRLNGPIPQWVREDGGEAGLHPSNIHDNAYAVGTLDLTGDQSILLGPDGPSLGGFVCSVTTAKGEMWKLGQLHPGDKVHFRLLDLDQAKEIREAEEANLRHEYQEVVLPEQKDLDYHYAILAEETAAGTKIVARLDGEDNILVEYGEMELDIAIRFRVHVLMQELKKKNLPIIDLTPGIRSLQVHFDIEKISLKEMLAAVLETNRTLPELSDVTVPSRIIWLPLSWDDPQTQLAAKRYQQTVRPNAPWCPSNPEFIRRINGLDSIEDVKKIVFDADYLVLGLGDVYLGAPVATPVDPRHRMVTTKYNPARPWTPENAVGIGGAYLCVYGMEGPGGYQFVGRTIQMWNPLKETEYFKSGKPWLLDFFDQIRFYPVSAEEILKDREDFLRGRFKIKIEETSFNLGKYQEFLKEHEDTIRVFKDHQEASFEAERQMWKEKGLDEFDSETQDAPAIVEETVPDGCEAARTNIPGSVWKVLVEDGQKVREGDTLVILESMKMEFPVTAEYSGTIEKVYLKPGEQVNSGQLAASIRV, encoded by the coding sequence ATGTTTGATAAAGTACTGATAGCAAATCGTGGAGCAATCGCAGTTCGAATTGAACGTACCTTAAAGAAAATGGGAATCGGCAGTGTTGCTGTATATTCTAAGGCGGATCAGGATAGTTTACATGTGGAACGTGCAGACGAGGCAGTATACATTGGCGATGGTACGGCAAAAGAGACATATCTCGATACAAAAAAAATCATAAAAGCTGCATTAGATACCGGTGCAAAAGCCATCCATCCGGGATACGGATTTTTGAGTGAGAATACAGATTTTGCGAAAGAATGTGAGGAGAACGGCATTAAGTTCATTGGACCGGATTCTGAACAGATCAAGTTATTCGGTTTGAAACATTCCGCAAGAGCACTTGCAGAGAAGGCAGATGTTCCACTGTTACCTGGAACAGGACTTTTGTCCGGAGTGGAAGAAGCAGTTACAGAGGCAGAAAAAATCGGATATCCGGTTATCTTAAAGAGCACCGCAGGCGGCGGTGGAATTGGAATGAGGATCTGTAACTCCACCGAAGAATTACGGCAGGCTTATGATGCAGTTTGTCATCTCGCTGCAGCAAACTTTAATGATGCCGGCGTATTTCTTGAAAAATATGTAACGCGTTCCCGCCATGTGGAAGTGCAGATTTTCGGCAACGAATACGGTGAGACAACAGCACTGGCAGAGAGAGACTGCTCGGTACAGAGAAGAAACCAGAAAGTTGTTGAGGAGAGTCCGGCACCGAATCTTTCGGATGAAGTCAGGGAAAAAATGTATGCGGCAGCAGAACGGCTTGCAAAGGAAGCTTCCTACAGAAGTGCCGGAACGGTTGAGTTTTTATACGATGATCAGACGGAAGGATTTTATTTCCTTGAGGTAAATACAAGACTTCAGGTAGAACATGGTATCACAGAGGAGGTACTTGGGATCGACCTTGTGGAGTGGATGGTCAAAGAGGCTGCTGGTGAGTTAAAAAATATAAAATCACTGGTACATAAGCCGCAGGGACATGCGATCGAGGTTCGTGTCTATGCTGAGGACTGCATTAACGGATTCCGCCCTGGCACAGGAAAGATCGATGCGGTTACATTTTCACCGGAAGCGCGTGTGGAGACCTGGATCCAGAAAGGTGTGGAGGTAACATCCCTTTATGATCCGATGCTTGCAAAACTGATCGTACATGGAAGTGACCGTGCCGATGCGATCGCAAAGATGGAACGTGTACTTAAAGATTCAAGAGTGTACGGAATTACCTCAAATATGCAGTATTTAGCAGCACTGTTAAAAACAGAAACCTATCAGACCGGTGCATTATTTACCGGAATGTTAAAAGATTTTATGCCACAGGAGCATGCAATCGAAGTACTTGACGGCGGAGTACAGACAACGGTTCAGGATTATCCGGGCATGATCGGTTACTGGTTTGTAGGAGTTCCACCATGTGGCCCAATGGATGCTTATAACTTCCGAATTGGAAACAGCATTCTTGGCAATGATGAGAGTGCACCGGGATTAGAGCTGACATTAAGAGGCGGCAGTTACCGTTTCCGTACAACCGTAAGTTTCTGTATCACAGGTGCAGATATGAAGGCAACCTTAGATGGAGTGGAGATCCCGATGTATCAGGTGGTACATGCATCCGCCATGCAGGTGCTGAAATTTAAAGACTGTAAAGTCGGAATGAGAACCTATCTCTTAGTGGCAGGCGGATTTGATATGCCAAAGATCATGGGCAGCAGTTCTACCTTTATTGATGGAAAATTCGGCGGACACAACGGACGTACCTTACGCACCGGAGATGTGCTTCGTTTACAGGAAAAATGTGTGATCGATTCGATCGATTCCATGCCGGAAAAATATCGTCCAAAACTGACGAATGAGTGGACGATCGGTGTGATCCCGGGGCCACAGCCGACACCGGAATATTTGAAACCGGAATACTTAAAGACCTTAACAGAATCTGAGTATGAGGTAAACTTTAACAGCGCGAGAACCGGTATCCGTTTAAATGGCCCGATCCCTCAGTGGGTACGGGAGGATGGCGGCGAGGCAGGACTTCATCCGTCAAACATTCACGACAATGCCTATGCGGTAGGTACCCTGGATCTGACCGGTGACCAGTCCATTTTACTTGGACCGGACGGTCCGAGCCTTGGCGGATTTGTATGTTCCGTGACAACGGCAAAAGGCGAGATGTGGAAATTAGGACAGCTTCATCCGGGCGATAAAGTTCACTTCAGGCTTCTTGATTTAGATCAGGCAAAGGAAATCCGGGAAGCGGAGGAAGCAAATCTTCGTCATGAATATCAAGAAGTTGTACTGCCGGAGCAAAAAGATCTTGATTATCATTACGCGATCCTCGCAGAGGAAACGGCAGCGGGAACAAAGATCGTTGCAAGACTTGATGGTGAAGATAATATTCTGGTGGAATACGGAGAGATGGAACTCGATATTGCGATCCGTTTCCGTGTTCACGTTCTAATGCAGGAGTTAAAGAAAAAAAATCTGCCGATTATTGACCTGACACCGGGCATCCGTTCCTTACAGGTACATTTTGATATCGAAAAGATTTCTCTTAAGGAAATGCTTGCAGCGGTACTTGAAACCAACCGCACATTACCGGAACTTTCCGATGTAACGGTTCCGTCAAGAATCATCTGGCTTCCGTTATCCTGGGATGATCCGCAGACACAGCTTGCAGCAAAACGTTATCAGCAGACGGTAAGACCAAATGCACCATGGTGTCCGAGCAACCCGGAATTTATCCGCAGGATCAATGGTTTAGACAGTATCGAAGATGTAAAGAAAATCGTATTTGATGCAGATTATCTGGTACTTGGACTTGGAGATGTATATCTCGGTGCTCCGGTTGCAACACCAGTCGATCCGAGACACCGTATGGTAACGACGAAATACAATCCGGCAAGACCGTGGACACCGGAAAATGCAGTTGGTATTGGCGGCGCCTATCTGTGTGTCTATGGTATGGAGGGCCCTGGCGGTTATCAGTTTGTCGGACGTACCATCCAGATGTGGAACCCACTCAAAGAGACAGAATACTTTAAGTCCGGAAAACCGTGGCTTTTGGATTTCTTTGACCAGATCCGTTTCTATCCGGTCAGTGCAGAGGAAATTTTAAAAGACAGAGAAGATTTTCTTCGTGGAAGATTCAAGATTAAGATAGAAGAGACAAGCTTCAATCTTGGAAAATATCAGGAGTTCTTAAAAGAGCATGAAGATACGATCCGTGTATTTAAAGACCATCAGGAAGCATCTTTTGAGGCTGAGCGGCAGATGTGGAAAGAAAAAGGACTCGATGAGTTTGATTCCGAGACACAGGATGCACCGGCAATCGTGGAAGAAACCGTACCGGACGGCTGTGAGGCAGCAAGAACCAATATTCCGGGAAGTGTATGGAAGGTATTAGTTGAGGACGGACAGAAGGTCAGAGAGGGGGACACTCTTGTGATCTTAGAGAGCATGAAAATGGAATTCCCGGTTACGGCAGAGTACAGCGGAACCATTGAAAAAGTATATTTAAAACCGGGCGAACAGGTAAATTCCGGACAGCTTGCGGCAAGTATCCGCGTGTAA
- a CDS encoding TnpV protein, whose amino-acid sequence MMQELNYIRCGDYFIPDIKLQEETRSIGRWGRIHREYLRESNPIRFDDLCLTGELWTYLADLNEQAQNRLELIIEQLKASEGVTGELKATNQMAWVGAMNSIRNRAEGIIKCELIYC is encoded by the coding sequence ATGATGCAAGAATTGAACTATATTCGTTGTGGAGATTACTTCATACCTGATATTAAATTACAAGAGGAAACAAGATCTATTGGTCGATGGGGACGGATACACAGAGAATATTTGAGAGAATCCAATCCCATCCGCTTTGATGACCTTTGCTTGACCGGGGAGCTATGGACATATCTCGCTGATTTGAATGAGCAGGCACAGAACCGTCTGGAACTTATTATTGAGCAATTGAAGGCTTCTGAGGGCGTGACAGGGGAGTTAAAAGCAACTAACCAAATGGCATGGGTCGGAGCTATGAACAGTATTCGTAATCGAGCAGAAGGAATCATCAAATGTGAATTGATTTATTGCTAA
- a CDS encoding ABC transporter substrate-binding protein yields MKKIKRSISILLIAMMALAMLGGCGNNSTLGNSTANGDSAKATEKTADAGKAKGTESNPFILGVSPMSGWYAWYGVKDTGIFEQNGVYVDLQFFPVYSDSLTAFYSGQVDGICIAASDAVAPVNEGVDFKVVLVNDNSYGADGIVVQDGINSIEDLKGKTVATEVGTLEHMFLLKILEENNMTVDDVNFVNMTINDAGPAFIAGSIDAAVLWEPTLSTAINAGGKLLYRTKEEPGLIPDTLAVRQEVLDSSSDAVQKIVDSWFDGVEKLNARDDEFIQAICDGAELTRDDYMTMLDGVTIFDKAKNEETFKDGDDYTYLSYTLQKSAEFLLSTKMIDEIPDDLSSILDDTYIKGAE; encoded by the coding sequence ATGAAAAAAATTAAGAGAAGTATCAGTATTCTGCTTATTGCAATGATGGCACTTGCCATGTTAGGAGGATGTGGAAATAACAGCACATTAGGAAACAGTACAGCAAATGGTGATAGTGCAAAAGCGACGGAAAAGACTGCAGATGCAGGTAAGGCAAAAGGAACAGAAAGCAATCCGTTCATCCTTGGTGTCAGCCCGATGTCCGGCTGGTATGCATGGTACGGCGTGAAGGACACCGGTATTTTTGAACAGAATGGTGTCTATGTTGACCTCCAGTTTTTCCCGGTATATAGCGATTCACTGACTGCATTTTATTCCGGACAGGTGGATGGTATCTGTATTGCAGCTTCCGATGCGGTAGCGCCGGTCAATGAGGGTGTGGATTTTAAAGTTGTTTTAGTCAATGATAATTCCTACGGTGCAGATGGTATCGTGGTACAGGATGGAATTAACAGTATTGAAGATTTAAAGGGTAAGACAGTTGCAACTGAGGTTGGTACCTTAGAGCATATGTTTTTGCTGAAAATATTAGAAGAAAACAATATGACGGTCGATGATGTCAACTTTGTCAATATGACGATCAACGATGCAGGGCCGGCATTCATTGCGGGAAGTATTGATGCAGCAGTGCTCTGGGAGCCGACACTTTCCACAGCGATCAATGCAGGTGGAAAACTTTTGTACAGAACAAAGGAAGAGCCTGGTTTGATCCCGGATACACTTGCGGTCAGACAGGAAGTGTTGGATTCAAGTTCCGATGCGGTACAGAAAATCGTCGATTCCTGGTTTGATGGTGTTGAAAAATTAAATGCAAGAGATGATGAGTTCATTCAGGCAATCTGCGACGGTGCAGAGCTTACCAGAGATGATTATATGACCATGTTAGACGGGGTTACTATTTTTGATAAGGCAAAGAATGAAGAAACTTTTAAAGACGGTGATGATTACACCTATCTTTCTTATACGTTACAGAAATCGGCTGAGTTCCTGTTATCAACTAAGATGATCGATGAGATCCCGGATGATTTAAGCTCTATTTTGGATGATACCTACATTAAGGGGGCAGAATAA
- a CDS encoding MerR family transcriptional regulator, with product MKAYLSITQLGKIKHITTETLRHYDRIGLFTPGYIDPDTRYRYYSLDQIEQIDTILELRDMGMSLGDIRTFMENRDVAMSLKLLSEKETELEKEIAVKRRLLKNIREKRCYIEQMQKEEAAGVPQEWKICHLKESIYVVSKVYRTEMEEYLLDVTMLKQNLSDDGSFQ from the coding sequence ATGAAAGCTTATCTTAGTATAACGCAGCTTGGGAAGATCAAGCACATTACAACAGAAACATTGCGGCATTATGACCGTATCGGTCTGTTTACTCCGGGGTATATTGATCCGGACACCAGATACCGGTATTACTCCTTAGATCAGATTGAACAGATCGATACGATATTAGAGCTGCGGGACATGGGTATGAGTCTTGGGGACATTCGCACATTTATGGAAAACAGAGATGTTGCAATGTCCCTGAAACTGCTTTCGGAGAAAGAAACCGAACTGGAAAAAGAAATTGCCGTAAAACGCAGACTGCTTAAAAATATCCGGGAAAAAAGATGCTACATTGAGCAGATGCAAAAAGAAGAAGCTGCCGGTGTACCACAGGAGTGGAAAATCTGTCATTTAAAAGAGAGCATATATGTTGTCTCGAAAGTATATCGGACAGAGATGGAAGAGTATCTTTTGGATGTGACAATGTTAAAACAAAATCTGAGCGATGACGGCAGCTTCCAATAA
- a CDS encoding ABC transporter permease codes for MIRIKIRKEIDRKKYLLFAILSFVFVLAAWLIASESGAIKEIFLPKPQNVVRFYIESIKDGSLLENTGISIYRITLGFVYAVLLGVPIGILVGTFKKAEAFIRPLCEFVRYMPVPAFVPLIMVWVGIEESAKITVIFIGTFFQLVLMVADDALAVPDDLINAGYTLGSNTPKTIFKILIPAMMPRLMETLRMMIGWAWTYLVSAELVAANTGLGYTILKSQRFLKTDAIFANIILIGLLGLITDRIFAFLNKKLFPWAAA; via the coding sequence ATGATTCGAATTAAGATAAGAAAGGAAATCGACAGGAAAAAATATCTATTGTTTGCAATACTTTCATTCGTCTTTGTGCTTGCTGCGTGGCTGATTGCAAGTGAGAGTGGTGCGATCAAGGAAATTTTTCTTCCGAAACCACAAAATGTGGTGCGCTTCTATATAGAGTCCATCAAGGATGGCAGCCTGCTTGAAAACACAGGAATCAGTATTTACCGGATCACCCTTGGTTTTGTATATGCGGTTCTTTTAGGTGTCCCGATCGGTATTTTAGTTGGAACATTCAAAAAGGCAGAAGCATTTATCCGCCCACTGTGTGAGTTTGTCCGTTATATGCCGGTTCCGGCATTTGTACCTCTTATCATGGTATGGGTGGGAATCGAGGAAAGTGCAAAGATCACGGTCATTTTTATCGGTACATTTTTCCAGCTGGTATTAATGGTTGCGGATGATGCGCTTGCGGTACCGGATGATCTGATCAATGCCGGTTATACGTTAGGTTCAAACACTCCAAAGACGATCTTTAAGATCCTGATTCCGGCAATGATGCCAAGGCTGATGGAAACACTGCGAATGATGATCGGCTGGGCGTGGACCTATTTGGTCAGCGCCGAACTGGTAGCTGCCAATACAGGACTTGGATACACAATCTTAAAATCGCAGCGTTTCTTAAAGACGGACGCTATTTTTGCCAACATTATTTTGATCGGTCTGCTTGGACTGATTACGGACCGCATTTTTGCATTTTTAAATAAAAAACTGTTTCCGTGGGCGGCTGCGTAA
- a CDS encoding ABC transporter ATP-binding protein: MGFFKKKKNILPPAEDHIEANLANSTVYVRDLQKIYPSAKGDVQAMKDVNINVMENEFVSIVGPSGCGKSTLLRMIGGLDTATSGKIVIQDRDIIGPGADRGMVFQSYTLFPWMTVGDNIKFGLKLRKMPTDQQEEILNKYLKIIKLEKFRDSYPRELSGGMKQRVAIARALANSPEVLLMDEPFSALDPQTKADMQLLMRQIWQEEKPTVIFVTHDIEEAVFLSSKIYVLTQRPGTVKAEVPVLLPYDRDLSLKDTDEFIELRRKVNQLIEHESLS; encoded by the coding sequence ATGGGATTTTTTAAGAAAAAAAAGAATATACTTCCGCCTGCGGAAGATCATATAGAGGCAAATCTTGCAAACAGTACCGTTTATGTCAGAGATCTGCAGAAAATATATCCGTCTGCCAAAGGCGATGTCCAGGCGATGAAAGATGTGAATATCAATGTCATGGAAAATGAATTTGTATCGATCGTAGGACCGTCCGGCTGTGGTAAATCCACTCTTTTGCGTATGATCGGCGGTCTTGACACTGCGACATCGGGAAAGATCGTCATTCAGGATCGTGACATCATAGGCCCTGGAGCGGACCGTGGCATGGTATTCCAGTCCTATACACTTTTTCCGTGGATGACAGTCGGAGATAACATTAAGTTCGGGTTAAAACTGCGGAAAATGCCGACGGACCAGCAGGAAGAGATTCTGAATAAATATTTAAAGATCATCAAACTGGAAAAATTCCGTGACAGTTATCCAAGGGAGCTTTCCGGTGGTATGAAACAGAGGGTTGCGATCGCAAGAGCACTGGCAAACAGCCCGGAGGTACTGCTTATGGATGAACCGTTCTCCGCCTTAGACCCGCAGACCAAAGCGGACATGCAGCTTTTAATGCGCCAGATCTGGCAGGAGGAAAAGCCGACTGTTATTTTTGTCACACACGATATAGAGGAGGCAGTCTTTTTATCCAGCAAAATTTATGTGCTGACCCAGAGACCGGGAACCGTAAAGGCAGAGGTTCCGGTATTGCTGCCGTATGATCGTGATCTGTCACTTAAAGATACGGATGAGTTCATTGAACTCCGCAGGAAGGTGAATCAATTAATTGAACATGAAAGCTTATCTTAG
- a CDS encoding allophanate hydrolase, whose product MKYFPKKLTMTWIRNSYKEGSLTPAELAGEIVRRAEKYRDYNIWIVAPDLKRMMGYIEKLPKDMESLPLWGIPFAVKDNIDVAGSPTTAACPDYAYDPKEDAAVVKKLIGAGAFPVGKTNLDQFATGLVGTRSPYGEVKNALDPELISGGSSSGSAVSVALGMAAFSLGTDTAGSGRVPAALNCLVGYKPSLGAWSTKGVVPACASLDCVTVFANSLEDAEKVNLAARGVDEECCWSRAYKEPLPKLPKKICLAKDGVTFYGPYADIYKAKWEQAKKRIEDMGITVEYIDYTMFSKAASILYDGPWVAERWKDLGDFVESHPGKVFPVTETVLRSGDKPEHTARKVFEAMHQLQEYRMRARHILKDAVLIMPTAGGTFKRDDVRKDPISTNSQMGLYTNHCNLLDMCAIAVPENTADTGIPFGITIFSLSDQEGEILGTAEQFLKTQSIPFAVCGLHKKGFPLESQLTELGASYRESVNTAPHYRMYRLDTVPEKPGMVYDDKKGAAIAVDIYELPVVSVGAFLGQIRKPLCIGDVELSDGRIVKGFLCEEYGLANAKEITDIGKYEV is encoded by the coding sequence ATGAAATATTTCCCCAAAAAACTGACAATGACATGGATCAGAAACAGTTATAAAGAAGGATCACTTACCCCGGCGGAGCTTGCCGGCGAGATCGTGCGCCGGGCAGAAAAGTACAGGGATTATAATATCTGGATTGTCGCGCCGGATCTGAAACGGATGATGGGTTACATTGAAAAACTTCCAAAAGATATGGAATCGCTTCCATTATGGGGTATCCCGTTTGCAGTCAAGGACAACATTGATGTGGCGGGATCTCCTACGACAGCAGCGTGTCCGGATTATGCATATGATCCAAAAGAAGATGCAGCGGTTGTAAAAAAACTGATCGGGGCAGGCGCATTTCCGGTTGGGAAAACCAACTTAGACCAGTTTGCAACAGGTCTTGTCGGAACGAGAAGCCCTTATGGAGAAGTAAAAAACGCACTTGATCCAGAGCTGATCAGCGGTGGATCAAGTTCCGGTTCCGCAGTCTCTGTGGCACTTGGAATGGCAGCGTTCTCACTGGGAACAGATACCGCAGGTTCCGGCCGTGTACCGGCAGCATTAAACTGTCTGGTGGGCTACAAGCCGTCTCTCGGTGCCTGGTCGACCAAAGGAGTGGTTCCGGCATGCGCAAGCCTTGACTGTGTCACCGTGTTTGCAAACAGCTTGGAAGATGCAGAGAAAGTCAACCTTGCGGCACGCGGCGTGGATGAAGAGTGCTGCTGGTCAAGGGCGTACAAAGAGCCACTGCCAAAACTTCCGAAAAAAATCTGTCTGGCAAAAGACGGTGTGACATTTTACGGACCATATGCAGATATTTACAAAGCAAAATGGGAACAGGCGAAAAAGCGGATCGAGGATATGGGAATTACCGTGGAATATATCGATTACACGATGTTTTCAAAGGCAGCATCCATTCTTTATGACGGACCCTGGGTGGCAGAGCGCTGGAAAGATCTCGGTGATTTCGTGGAGAGCCACCCGGGAAAAGTATTTCCGGTAACAGAAACAGTTTTAAGGTCAGGCGATAAACCGGAGCACACGGCAAGAAAAGTATTCGAGGCGATGCACCAGTTACAGGAATACCGGATGCGGGCAAGACACATTTTAAAAGACGCCGTTCTCATCATGCCGACGGCGGGCGGTACATTTAAAAGAGATGATGTCAGAAAAGATCCGATTTCCACAAACAGTCAGATGGGACTTTATACAAATCACTGTAACCTGCTTGACATGTGTGCCATAGCAGTGCCGGAAAATACGGCAGATACAGGCATTCCGTTTGGAATTACCATTTTCTCATTATCCGATCAGGAGGGCGAGATCCTTGGCACGGCGGAACAGTTTTTAAAGACACAGAGTATCCCGTTTGCGGTATGCGGACTGCATAAAAAAGGATTTCCATTGGAAAGCCAGCTGACAGAGCTTGGGGCTTCCTATCGGGAAAGTGTAAACACCGCACCACATTACAGGATGTACCGTCTGGATACGGTACCGGAGAAACCGGGCATGGTGTATGACGATAAAAAAGGCGCTGCGATCGCAGTTGATATCTATGAACTGCCGGTTGTGAGTGTCGGAGCATTTTTAGGTCAGATCAGGAAACCACTCTGTATCGGGGATGTGGAATTATCCGATGGCAGGATTGTAAAAGGATTTCTGTGTGAGGAATACGGGCTGGCAAACGCAAAGGAGATCACTGATATCGGGAAGTACGAAGTGTAA
- a CDS encoding P-II family nitrogen regulator, translated as MNNKQEEMEDTNMKMIKAIVRPEKSEDVLDALLAGGFAAATKMSVLGRGKQKGLKVGDTYYDEIPKELIMLVVEDGDVDKVLKVIVENARVDKNGTYGDGKIFVSDVERAITISSGKDEL; from the coding sequence ATGAACAATAAGCAGGAAGAAATGGAGGATACAAATATGAAGATGATAAAAGCGATCGTCAGACCGGAAAAATCAGAGGATGTACTTGATGCACTGCTTGCAGGCGGTTTTGCAGCAGCAACCAAAATGAGCGTGCTTGGACGTGGAAAACAGAAAGGTTTAAAAGTAGGTGACACCTATTATGATGAAATCCCCAAAGAACTGATCATGCTTGTTGTGGAAGATGGGGACGTGGATAAGGTGCTGAAAGTAATTGTTGAAAACGCGAGAGTGGATAAAAACGGAACCTACGGAGATGGAAAAATTTTTGTCAGCGATGTGGAGCGTGCAATCACGATCAGCAGTGGAAAAGACGAGTTATAG
- a CDS encoding P-II family nitrogen regulator, with protein MKEVMIILRPKMYFPTKDALDQAGFHSMTIREIIGRGKCPVHYDYDEGAPVKHRLVAKRMIDMFVRDEDLQKLIDTVVEVNKTNHAGDGKIFVLPVNDAIRVRTGEKGIEAIM; from the coding sequence ATGAAAGAGGTAATGATTATATTAAGACCGAAAATGTATTTTCCGACGAAAGATGCCTTAGACCAGGCAGGATTTCATTCCATGACGATCCGTGAAATCATCGGAAGAGGAAAATGCCCGGTACATTACGATTATGATGAGGGGGCACCGGTAAAACACAGACTGGTCGCAAAAAGAATGATCGATATGTTTGTCAGGGATGAAGATTTACAGAAACTGATCGACACGGTTGTGGAGGTTAATAAGACGAATCATGCCGGAGACGGAAAAATTTTTGTACTTCCGGTTAATGATGCGATCCGCGTAAGAACCGGAGAAAAAGGAATCGAAGCGATCATGTAA